A window of the Vicingus serpentipes genome harbors these coding sequences:
- a CDS encoding transporter substrate-binding domain-containing protein: MFLSFHKKIQSSNKICILSFVCLFLWSPLFSQGITFTDQEQEWIKNHPIIEFGYEPSWPPYEIYENGEYSGIIGDYVRILEREIGIEIKPIPNITWDETVKGLKNGSIDFTICAGITDERKEYLNFTKPYISSPMVIVTRKNDGFVSGLNDLQGKTIALPINYYTGELISKDYPKIKINFKNSIEESIRSVSIGESEAFVGNLVVASYYIENLGYSNLKIAAPTDYEKTHIGLAARKDWPELISICQKVFDNISIKEKNEIIEKWISVRYEYGINPYKIKSYIIYALTFICLLFILILLWNKSLKKEIEKRKEIEKQLEITLADANKKSDERKILLQEIHHRVKNNLQVIISLLRLQKSELEEPLSEKLNETIARISSIALVHEKVYNTENLANINLKEYIESLANDIITSFSYQKKPTLTINSSIENFDLKPLVPLALILNELITNSLKHGLKNPSNGVIEINISNKGSQLNMTYHDNGIWIDNNRKSNFGLSLIETFTEQLDGNFSKTTDNGTTYTFEFNL; encoded by the coding sequence ATGTTTTTATCCTTTCATAAAAAAATACAATCTTCGAATAAAATCTGTATTTTATCTTTTGTCTGTTTATTTTTATGGTCTCCCTTATTTTCTCAAGGTATCACCTTCACTGATCAAGAACAAGAATGGATTAAAAACCATCCAATAATTGAGTTTGGATATGAACCAAGCTGGCCACCATACGAAATTTATGAAAATGGAGAATATTCAGGAATAATTGGTGACTATGTAAGGATTCTTGAAAGAGAAATAGGCATTGAAATAAAACCTATTCCTAACATTACATGGGACGAAACAGTTAAAGGGTTAAAGAATGGCTCAATTGATTTTACGATTTGTGCCGGAATTACAGATGAACGTAAAGAATACTTAAATTTCACTAAGCCATACATTTCTTCACCAATGGTTATTGTCACTAGAAAAAATGATGGGTTTGTTAGTGGATTAAATGATTTACAGGGAAAAACTATTGCATTACCTATTAATTACTATACGGGAGAATTAATCAGTAAAGATTACCCTAAAATAAAAATCAATTTTAAAAATAGTATTGAAGAGTCTATCCGTTCAGTTAGTATTGGTGAATCAGAAGCATTTGTGGGGAATCTAGTTGTCGCAAGCTACTACATTGAAAATTTAGGTTATTCCAACTTAAAAATTGCCGCACCAACAGACTATGAAAAAACTCATATTGGATTAGCTGCTCGAAAGGATTGGCCTGAATTGATTAGTATTTGTCAAAAAGTATTTGACAATATATCGATAAAAGAAAAAAATGAAATCATTGAAAAATGGATTTCTGTTCGTTATGAATATGGTATAAATCCCTACAAAATAAAATCTTATATTATTTACGCTTTAACGTTTATTTGCCTTTTATTTATTTTAATTCTACTTTGGAATAAATCACTAAAAAAGGAAATTGAAAAACGAAAAGAAATTGAAAAGCAACTTGAAATAACCTTGGCAGATGCGAATAAAAAAAGTGATGAACGTAAAATACTTTTACAAGAAATTCATCACCGAGTTAAAAATAACCTTCAAGTAATTATAAGCTTATTACGCCTTCAAAAAAGTGAGTTAGAAGAACCTCTTTCTGAAAAATTAAACGAAACCATTGCTCGTATTAGTTCAATTGCTTTAGTTCATGAAAAGGTATACAATACTGAAAATTTAGCAAATATTAATTTGAAAGAATATATTGAAAGTTTAGCTAATGACATTATTACTTCTTTCTCATATCAAAAAAAACCTACTTTAACTATTAATTCTTCGATAGAAAATTTTGATTTAAAACCATTAGTGCCTTTAGCTTTAATTCTAAATGAGTTAATTACAAATTCGTTAAAACACGGTTTAAAAAACCCCTCAAACGGAGTAATTGAAATAAACATATCAAATAAGGGGAGTCAATTAAACATGACTTACCATGACAATGGTATTTGGATTGACAATAATAGAAAATCTAATTTTGGACTATCACTAATAGAGACTTTTACTGAACAGTTAGACGGAAACTTTTCTAAAACAACTGACAATGGAACTACTTATACTTTTGAATTTAATTTGTAA
- the truB gene encoding tRNA pseudouridine(55) synthase TruB, with protein MSNQAEKFQQGQIILIDKPYTWTSFDVVGKVRYLLKKELGLKKLKVGHAGTLDPLATGLLVICTGKFTKTIDEIQAQQKEYTGIITLGATTASYDLEKETDIDYPTEHISEEQIKTIAQSFIGEQLQEAPMHSAKKIDGKRAYEYARAGEEVVIKSNTINIYDFDVPAISQSLEEIKDKLTQIDIRLNPKINVAQPYENGLHVKFKIGCSKGTYIRAIARDFGTHLNSGGHLSELRRTKIGDFDVKNATLPTEGELIKLIHSI; from the coding sequence ATCATTCTTATTGACAAACCATATACTTGGACTTCTTTTGATGTTGTTGGAAAAGTAAGATACCTCCTAAAAAAAGAACTAGGTTTAAAAAAACTAAAAGTTGGTCATGCTGGAACTTTAGATCCATTAGCAACTGGATTATTGGTTATTTGTACTGGAAAATTCACCAAAACAATAGACGAAATTCAAGCTCAACAAAAAGAGTACACCGGTATTATCACTTTAGGCGCAACTACTGCTTCTTACGATTTAGAAAAAGAAACTGATATCGATTATCCAACAGAACACATTAGTGAAGAACAAATTAAAACTATAGCTCAATCATTTATTGGAGAACAACTACAAGAAGCACCAATGCACTCAGCTAAAAAGATAGATGGGAAACGTGCTTACGAATATGCTCGCGCAGGAGAAGAAGTTGTCATTAAATCAAATACCATAAACATTTATGATTTTGATGTTCCTGCCATTTCTCAATCATTAGAAGAGATAAAAGACAAACTAACTCAAATTGACATTCGGTTAAATCCAAAAATTAATGTGGCTCAACCTTATGAAAATGGTTTACATGTTAAGTTTAAAATAGGTTGCAGCAAAGGAACTTACATAAGAGCAATCGCTCGAGATTTTGGAACTCACTTAAACTCTGGTGGCCATTTAAGTGAATTACGCCGCACAAAAATTGGTGACTTTGACGTGAAAAATGCTACACTCCCAACAGAAGGTGAGCTTATAAAGCTAATTCATTCTATTTAG